In Xiphophorus maculatus strain JP 163 A chromosome 15, X_maculatus-5.0-male, whole genome shotgun sequence, the following are encoded in one genomic region:
- the LOC102230501 gene encoding microtubule-associated protein RP/EB family member 3-like: MAVNVYSTSMTADNLSRHDMLAWVNDSLQLTYTKIEQLCSGAAYCQFMDMLFPGCILLKKVKFNAKLEHEYIHNFKVLQAAFKRMNVDKIIPVERLVKGKFQDNFEFLQWFKRFFDANYDGKEYDPLLMRQGQEGTPPPPNPVPMRTSPTAPKTVPVPQRQINPPAARRNNPVTRNGGDAELIELNQQILDMKLTIDGLEKERDFYFGKLRDIELICQENESDSNNPVLGKIIDILYATEEGFAPPEDEEIDEGRDQQEF; the protein is encoded by the exons ATGGCGGTGAATGTCTACTCCACTTCCATGACTGCGGACAACCTGAGCCGCCATGACATGCTGGCCTGGGTCAACGACTCCCTGCAGCTCACCTACACAAAGATCGAGCAGCTCTGCTCAG gcGCTGCTTACTGCCAGTTCATGGACATGCTGTTTCCGGGCTGCATATTGTTGAAAAAGGTCAAGTTCAATGCCAAGCTGGAGCACGAGTACATTCACAACTTTAAGGTTTTACAGGCTGCGTTCAAGAGGATGAATGTGGACAAG ATCATTCCTGTGGAGAGGCTGGTGAAGGGAAAGTTTCAGGACAACTTTGAGTTCCTCCAGTGGTTCAAGAGGTTTTTCGACGCCAACTACGACGGGAAAGAGTACGACCCGCTACTGATGAGGCAGGGCCAGGAGGGAACGCCGCCGCCGCCTAACCCAG tccCCATGAGAACGTCTCCCACAGCACCGAAGACCGTCCCCGTCCCCCAGAGACAGATCAACCCACCAGCAGCCCGCAGAAACAACCCAGTGACCCGCAACGGGGGAGACGCAGAACTCATAGAGCTAAACCAGCAG ATACTGGACATGAAGCTGACCATCGACGGgctggagaaggagagagaCTTCTACTTCGGCAAACTGAGAGACATTGAGCTCATCTGTCAGGAAAACGAAAGTGACTCCAACAACCCGGTTCTCGGCAAAATCATCGACATACTGTACGCTACAGAG GAAGGATTCGCGCCTCCAGAAGACGAAGAAATTGATGAAGGACGAGATCAGCAGGAGTTCTGa